One stretch of Halobacillus litoralis DNA includes these proteins:
- a CDS encoding MBL fold metallo-hydrolase: MTVKNMTVKEITNKVLNNEELFLLDVRTEDAYQDWKIEGENFSYLNVPYFDLLDGVEEIVDQLPKDKEIAVVCAKGGSSQMVAEMLVEEGFENVYSVEGGMKAWSEHLEPVKVNDLKDGGELYQFVRIGKGCLSYMVVSNGEAAIIDSTRMTDVYVDFAKELGVKITNVFDTHLHADHISGGRKIAEQTGATYWLPPEDAGEVTFDYQPLRDGDHVTVGNTNIDIHALYSPGHTKGSTSFVVDDQYLMTGDILFIDSIGRPDLAGKADDWVMDLRETLYTRYKELSDELIVLPAHFMIMDELNEDGTVAEKLGTLFEKNHGLNIDDQEEFRKMVTENLPPQPNAYQEIRETNMGKISPDNEEQREMEIGPNRCAVR, from the coding sequence ATGACTGTTAAAAACATGACGGTAAAAGAAATTACTAATAAAGTGTTGAATAATGAAGAGCTATTCCTTCTTGATGTACGCACAGAAGATGCCTATCAGGACTGGAAAATCGAAGGCGAAAACTTTTCATACTTGAACGTTCCTTATTTCGATCTCCTTGATGGTGTCGAAGAGATTGTAGATCAGCTGCCAAAAGATAAAGAGATTGCAGTCGTTTGTGCCAAAGGCGGATCTTCTCAAATGGTTGCTGAAATGCTTGTGGAAGAAGGATTCGAAAATGTTTACTCCGTAGAAGGCGGCATGAAAGCCTGGAGTGAGCATCTGGAGCCTGTCAAAGTCAATGACCTGAAAGATGGCGGCGAACTTTATCAGTTCGTACGTATCGGGAAAGGCTGCCTTTCTTACATGGTTGTATCTAACGGAGAAGCAGCGATTATCGACTCAACAAGAATGACAGATGTGTATGTTGATTTCGCTAAAGAACTTGGTGTGAAAATCACGAACGTCTTTGATACGCACTTGCACGCCGATCACATTTCTGGTGGACGCAAAATTGCTGAACAAACAGGTGCCACATATTGGCTGCCTCCCGAAGATGCTGGTGAAGTGACATTCGATTACCAACCACTTCGTGATGGAGACCATGTCACGGTAGGAAATACAAACATCGATATTCATGCGTTGTATTCTCCAGGCCACACGAAAGGCTCTACTTCTTTCGTTGTGGATGATCAATACTTGATGACAGGCGACATCCTGTTCATCGACTCTATCGGACGTCCAGACCTTGCTGGTAAGGCCGATGACTGGGTGATGGATTTGAGAGAAACCCTTTATACACGGTATAAAGAGCTTTCTGACGAGCTGATCGTCCTACCTGCTCACTTCATGATTATGGATGAGTTGAACGAAGACGGTACCGTCGCTGAAAAACTAGGTACCCTTTTTGAAAAGAACCACGGCTTGAACATTGATGATCAAGAGGAGTTCAGAAAAATGGTCACAGAGAATCTGCCGCCTCAACCGAATGCTTATCAAGAAATCCGTGAAACTAACATGGGTAAAATCAGCCCGGACAATGAAGAACAACGGGAAATGGAAATCGGCCCGAACCGTTGTGCCGTAAGATAA
- a CDS encoding sulfurtransferase TusA family protein: protein MELKTDLTLDAKGLACPMPIVKTKKTMKDIEAGQVLEIQATDKGSKADLEAWAKSAGHQYLGTIEEGDVLKHYVRKSSGEEEQEKKHPHVVNNEELDALRKNEDVLVLDVRESAEYAFEHIPEAASIPLGELDTRVDELDRTKNVYIICRTGSRSDLAAQKLTEKGFENVYNVVPGMSGWDGETTKL from the coding sequence ATGGAACTGAAAACAGATCTTACGTTAGATGCCAAAGGATTAGCATGTCCTATGCCAATTGTGAAGACAAAGAAAACAATGAAGGACATTGAAGCTGGTCAAGTCCTTGAAATTCAAGCGACAGATAAAGGATCTAAAGCAGACCTTGAAGCATGGGCGAAAAGTGCAGGTCATCAGTACTTGGGTACGATCGAAGAGGGAGACGTACTCAAGCACTATGTCCGCAAATCAAGCGGTGAAGAAGAGCAAGAGAAAAAGCACCCCCATGTCGTAAACAATGAAGAATTGGATGCTCTTCGCAAAAACGAAGACGTCCTAGTATTAGACGTGCGCGAGTCTGCCGAATATGCTTTTGAGCATATCCCTGAAGCAGCGTCTATTCCGCTTGGGGAACTTGACACACGTGTAGATGAACTGGATCGCACGAAAAATGTTTATATCATCTGCCGTACAGGAAGCAGAAGTGATCTTGCTGCACAGAAACTGACAGAAAAAGGTTTTGAGAATGTTTACAATGTTGTTCCAGGCATGAGTGGCTGGGATGGCGAAACGACGAAGCTTTAA
- a CDS encoding rhodanese-like domain-containing protein: protein MKTMTAKEVEQKLSEGKELNIIDVREDEEVAEGMIPGAKHIALGTVEERTDELDKDKSYIMVCRSGGRSGRASQILEDKGFDVTNMEGGMMSWEGPTK from the coding sequence ATGAAAACCATGACGGCTAAAGAAGTCGAACAAAAACTATCTGAAGGTAAAGAACTAAACATTATCGATGTCCGCGAAGATGAAGAAGTAGCAGAGGGAATGATCCCTGGTGCGAAACACATCGCTCTAGGTACTGTCGAAGAACGCACAGATGAATTAGATAAGGATAAATCATATATAATGGTCTGTCGTTCCGGTGGTCGCAGTGGTCGCGCATCACAAATTCTTGAGGATAAAGGATTCGATGTGACGAACATGGAAGGCGGCATGATGAGCTGGGAAGGTCCAACGAAATAA
- a CDS encoding DsrE/DsrF/DrsH-like family protein yields MSETKKTNIILFSGDYDKAMAAYIIANGAAAYDHEVTIFHTFWGLNALRKDENIQVKKGFMEKMFGKMMPRGADKMGISKMNFAGFGPKMIKDVMKKHNAMPLPDLIDMAQEQEINLVACTMTMDLLGLQKEELLDDIQYAGVAAYLGDAEDGNVNLFI; encoded by the coding sequence ATGTCTGAAACAAAAAAGACGAATATTATTTTATTCAGCGGGGATTATGATAAAGCAATGGCAGCCTATATTATTGCAAACGGAGCAGCCGCTTACGATCACGAAGTTACGATTTTCCACACATTTTGGGGACTGAATGCTCTCCGTAAGGATGAAAACATTCAAGTGAAGAAAGGCTTCATGGAAAAAATGTTCGGTAAAATGATGCCGCGTGGAGCAGATAAGATGGGCATCTCAAAAATGAATTTCGCAGGATTTGGTCCTAAGATGATCAAAGATGTCATGAAAAAACACAATGCGATGCCATTGCCGGATCTTATTGATATGGCTCAAGAGCAGGAAATCAACTTGGTCGCATGTACAATGACGATGGATTTACTAGGATTACAAAAAGAAGAATTGCTTGATGACATTCAATATGCAGGCGTTGCTGCTTACCTTGGAGATGCAGAAGACGGCAATGTTAACCTGTTTATCTAA
- a CDS encoding DUF421 domain-containing protein produces the protein MDIWMDTLKVVGRILTILPLLLGVWLFMGKRSVGELPVFDFLVVLVLGSVVGADIADPKIDHIHTVTAIIVIALLQKFIVWLKLRNRKIGKILTFEPTIVVFQGEMVEENISRIHYSLDNITHMLREQKVFALSSVELGIIEPNGQLSVKLKNANEAVTREDMKIPYRGGGYDIPLIMDGQLQPDLLTRAGRDMEWLRTNLGTHDVSDVFYGALTSQGEFHFTLKGKQTESLPPIEH, from the coding sequence ATGGATATATGGATGGATACACTTAAAGTGGTCGGAAGAATATTGACCATTTTGCCATTACTTCTAGGGGTATGGCTATTTATGGGGAAAAGGTCGGTTGGAGAATTGCCCGTCTTCGATTTTTTAGTGGTGCTTGTGCTGGGTTCCGTCGTGGGGGCGGATATTGCTGATCCCAAAATTGATCATATACATACTGTAACGGCGATTATAGTCATTGCGCTTTTACAAAAATTTATCGTATGGCTGAAGTTGCGGAACAGGAAGATCGGAAAAATTCTCACGTTTGAGCCGACCATCGTTGTATTTCAGGGAGAAATGGTAGAAGAGAATATCTCCCGTATCCATTATTCTCTGGATAACATTACGCACATGCTCAGAGAACAGAAAGTATTTGCTTTGAGTAGTGTCGAACTTGGAATCATCGAACCGAATGGCCAACTATCCGTTAAACTGAAAAACGCGAACGAAGCCGTGACTCGCGAAGATATGAAGATTCCATATAGGGGTGGGGGTTATGATATCCCCCTGATTATGGACGGTCAACTACAACCAGATCTTTTAACTCGCGCAGGGCGGGATATGGAGTGGTTACGTACGAACCTGGGTACCCACGACGTATCAGATGTCTTTTATGGTGCGCTTACCAGCCAAGGGGAATTCCATTTCACATTAAAGGGCAAACAGACAGAGTCTTTACCTCCTATTGAACATTGA
- a CDS encoding DUF302 domain-containing protein yields MFHYTVETDKGMDEAIESLEANLKEAKFGVLWNFDIKDKLHEKGLEFEKEFKVLEVCNPKEAQRVLNENIMAGYFLPCKMVVYEDGSKTKIGMPKPTSLTQMVEDDNIQEMASDIEDRLKKCMDQSV; encoded by the coding sequence ATGTTTCACTATACGGTTGAAACGGACAAAGGTATGGATGAAGCGATTGAAAGTCTTGAGGCTAATCTTAAGGAAGCAAAGTTTGGCGTATTATGGAACTTTGACATCAAAGATAAGCTTCATGAAAAAGGACTGGAATTTGAAAAAGAATTTAAAGTCTTGGAAGTCTGTAACCCTAAAGAGGCGCAGCGCGTGTTAAATGAAAACATTATGGCTGGCTATTTCCTTCCATGTAAGATGGTTGTCTATGAGGATGGAAGCAAGACGAAAATCGGTATGCCTAAACCTACCTCTCTCACTCAAATGGTTGAAGATGACAATATCCAAGAGATGGCAAGTGATATTGAAGACCGTCTGAAGAAATGCATGGATCAAAGCGTTTGA
- a CDS encoding Cof-type HAD-IIB family hydrolase, with the protein MTKDIKLIALDLDGTTVNHEGVVSEANKEAIKKAKEKGIHVVLSTGRSLSRCRNIADDLGRSSYIVTINGGEIYDHEFNLVERNKLEHQHVERLWELKKEHGLYFWSSTVQGLYNSQNPFDQEIVDYDWLKFGFDIQDDEVRQVILDEVNANPNLEVTNSSPTNIEINPEGVNKAAALMKVCQWLDLEMDQVMAVGDSMNDIAMIREAGFGVAMGNAQEPVKKEADFVTASNKEDGVAFAIEKVID; encoded by the coding sequence ATGACAAAAGACATCAAATTGATTGCTCTGGACTTAGATGGCACCACCGTCAATCATGAAGGAGTAGTTTCCGAGGCAAATAAAGAAGCTATAAAAAAAGCAAAGGAAAAAGGCATCCACGTTGTATTAAGTACAGGAAGATCATTATCCCGATGCCGGAACATTGCAGATGATCTCGGCCGCTCTTCCTATATCGTTACGATCAATGGTGGAGAGATTTATGATCATGAGTTTAACCTGGTCGAACGAAATAAGCTCGAACATCAACATGTGGAGCGTCTGTGGGAATTGAAAAAGGAGCATGGTCTCTATTTTTGGTCCTCCACCGTGCAAGGCTTGTACAACAGCCAAAATCCATTCGATCAAGAGATTGTAGATTACGATTGGTTGAAGTTCGGTTTTGATATACAAGATGACGAAGTAAGACAAGTCATTCTCGATGAAGTTAATGCGAATCCAAACCTGGAAGTAACCAACTCCAGTCCGACAAACATTGAAATTAATCCTGAGGGTGTAAATAAAGCAGCGGCTCTCATGAAAGTTTGCCAGTGGCTTGATTTAGAAATGGATCAGGTGATGGCTGTTGGCGACAGCATGAACGATATCGCAATGATTCGCGAAGCAGGTTTCGGCGTCGCGATGGGGAATGCCCAGGAGCCAGTGAAAAAAGAAGCAGACTTTGTAACAGCGTCCAATAAGGAAGACGGCGTCGCTTTTGCCATTGAAAAAGTCATAGACTAA
- a CDS encoding acyl-CoA dehydrogenase family protein: MKASYITEEHEILRQSLQKFLEKEAYPYYDDWEKAGEVPRDFWRKLGEQGYLCPWLDEEYGGFGADFGYSVVINEEMEKVGTGLIGVGLHNDIVVPYLEAYGTEEQKKKWLPKCTTGECITAIAMTEPGAGSDLASIKTTAIEGDKGFTMNGEKTFITNGIHADLVVVVCKTDPHASPAYKGISLMVVERGTSGFSRGRKLDKIGLNSQDTSELIFEDAAVSKDNLLGKKGEGFYYLMNQLQQERLIVGIGAIAACERMLELTVDYVKERKAFGKSIASFQNTQFKLAELQTEVEIGRTFLDRTIEAHMNREDVVKEVSMSKWWTTDLVKKVAMECMHLHGGYGYMEEYEIARRFRDAPVTAIYAGSNEIMKTIIAKKMGLV; encoded by the coding sequence ATGAAGGCATCATACATAACAGAAGAACATGAAATACTCCGTCAGTCTTTACAAAAGTTTTTAGAAAAAGAAGCTTATCCCTATTACGATGATTGGGAAAAGGCAGGGGAAGTTCCCCGGGATTTCTGGAGAAAGCTTGGAGAACAGGGATATCTATGTCCTTGGCTCGACGAGGAATATGGCGGTTTTGGAGCAGACTTCGGCTATTCCGTTGTCATCAACGAAGAGATGGAGAAGGTAGGGACGGGATTGATTGGAGTTGGTTTACACAACGATATAGTCGTTCCTTATTTGGAAGCTTATGGAACAGAAGAACAGAAGAAAAAATGGCTGCCAAAATGTACAACAGGAGAATGTATTACCGCAATCGCGATGACAGAACCGGGGGCAGGATCGGACCTTGCTTCAATAAAGACGACAGCTATAGAAGGCGACAAGGGGTTTACGATGAATGGAGAAAAAACGTTCATTACGAATGGAATTCACGCGGATTTGGTAGTGGTGGTGTGTAAAACGGATCCCCATGCATCTCCAGCGTATAAGGGAATCAGTCTGATGGTCGTTGAGAGAGGCACTTCCGGTTTTTCCCGAGGGAGGAAGCTGGACAAGATCGGCCTGAACAGCCAGGATACTTCAGAATTGATTTTTGAAGATGCAGCCGTCTCCAAGGATAACCTTCTGGGTAAAAAAGGCGAAGGTTTCTATTATTTAATGAACCAGCTGCAACAGGAGCGCTTGATCGTAGGTATTGGTGCCATTGCGGCATGTGAACGGATGCTTGAGTTGACGGTTGATTATGTGAAGGAGCGCAAAGCTTTTGGGAAGTCCATTGCCTCTTTTCAAAATACTCAGTTCAAACTAGCTGAACTACAAACGGAAGTTGAGATTGGAAGGACATTTCTGGATCGGACAATCGAGGCGCATATGAACAGAGAGGACGTTGTCAAAGAGGTGTCGATGTCCAAGTGGTGGACGACCGACCTGGTGAAAAAGGTAGCAATGGAATGTATGCACCTTCACGGTGGATATGGATATATGGAAGAGTATGAAATTGCGAGAAGGTTCCGTGATGCACCGGTCACTGCGATTTATGCGGGATCCAATGAAATTATGAAAACAATCATTGCCAAAAAGATGGGCTTAGTATAG
- a CDS encoding thiolase family protein: MNEVVIVEAVRTPVGKRNGGLSEIRPDILFADVLKELVERASLDPIEVEDVIAGCVSQVGEQAGDIARISALTAGFPMEVPGVTLDRQCGSSQQAIHFASQAIACGDMDVIIAGGVESMSRVPMFSNMQGASFNERLTSKYEMINQGHSAERIADKWQLSKEELDAYAAESHRRALMAIDKGRFEKEIMPVTTGDSNVIKTDEGPRAGTSVETLATLKTVFQENGKITAGNASQISDGAAAVLLMSRKKAEELGLKPRFRIVSRAVVGSDPTLMLTGPVPATYKALQKAGLSLEDIDLFEVNEAFAPVPMFWMKETGVPHEKLNVNGGAIALGHPLGATGAKLMTTLVHELERTAGKYGLLAICEGHGMANGTVIERLEG; this comes from the coding sequence ATGAATGAAGTCGTCATAGTAGAAGCGGTAAGAACCCCTGTGGGTAAAAGGAATGGGGGACTCAGTGAGATCAGGCCGGATATTCTTTTCGCAGATGTACTCAAGGAATTGGTTGAACGGGCTTCTCTTGACCCTATAGAGGTGGAAGATGTTATTGCCGGCTGTGTGAGTCAGGTGGGAGAACAGGCGGGGGATATTGCTAGGATTTCTGCCCTGACTGCTGGGTTTCCGATGGAAGTCCCTGGAGTAACGCTCGATCGGCAATGTGGATCGAGTCAACAGGCGATCCATTTCGCTTCACAGGCTATTGCGTGTGGGGACATGGATGTCATCATTGCAGGCGGTGTGGAAAGCATGTCACGAGTGCCGATGTTCTCAAACATGCAAGGGGCATCTTTTAACGAACGGTTGACGTCAAAATACGAGATGATTAATCAAGGCCATTCAGCAGAAAGAATTGCAGACAAGTGGCAATTGAGTAAGGAAGAGCTGGATGCTTATGCAGCGGAAAGTCATCGAAGGGCGTTAATGGCCATTGATAAAGGCCGGTTTGAAAAAGAAATCATGCCTGTGACCACAGGTGATTCCAATGTGATAAAAACAGATGAAGGTCCAAGAGCGGGTACCTCTGTTGAAACCCTCGCCACTCTGAAAACCGTTTTTCAGGAAAACGGAAAAATCACCGCAGGAAATGCCAGTCAAATTAGTGATGGAGCTGCAGCAGTGCTTTTAATGTCACGGAAGAAAGCAGAAGAACTGGGGTTGAAGCCTCGCTTTCGTATTGTCTCGAGAGCTGTCGTCGGTTCCGACCCGACATTGATGCTGACAGGTCCGGTTCCTGCTACATATAAAGCTTTACAAAAAGCCGGACTGAGTCTTGAAGATATTGATCTTTTTGAAGTGAATGAAGCCTTTGCCCCTGTTCCTATGTTTTGGATGAAAGAGACTGGTGTGCCACATGAAAAGCTGAATGTGAATGGTGGAGCCATTGCGCTTGGTCACCCGTTAGGTGCTACCGGAGCGAAGCTGATGACCACCCTCGTTCATGAATTAGAAAGAACAGCAGGTAAGTACGGGCTGCTTGCCATCTGTGAAGGACATGGAATGGCGAACGGTACGGTCATTGAAAGGCTGGAGGGATAG
- a CDS encoding 3-hydroxyacyl-CoA dehydrogenase, whose protein sequence is MDSKNVVAIVTGGASGLGEATVRKIARNGGKVVIADQNTDKGEALAEELGSSVLFVKVDVTSADEIERMLQMAAETFGQVNTVINCAGIVTGEKVVGRNGPHRLESFSKIIEVNLIGTFNVIRLATEKMQQNEPNEYGERGVIINTASIAAYEGQIGQAAYSASKGGVAAMTMPLSRELARHGIRVMAIAPGLFETPMFEQLPEEARDALGKATPFPSRLGKPYEYAKLALSILDNPMLNGEVIRLDGAIRLQPK, encoded by the coding sequence ATGGATTCTAAAAATGTGGTAGCCATTGTGACAGGCGGGGCATCAGGCCTCGGAGAAGCGACGGTAAGGAAGATTGCAAGAAATGGCGGGAAAGTGGTGATTGCAGACCAAAACACAGACAAAGGCGAGGCACTTGCAGAAGAATTAGGATCTTCTGTGCTCTTTGTCAAAGTGGATGTTACTTCCGCTGATGAAATTGAGCGCATGCTCCAAATGGCTGCTGAAACCTTTGGTCAGGTAAACACCGTCATCAACTGTGCTGGCATCGTAACAGGTGAAAAAGTGGTTGGAAGAAATGGCCCGCACCGCCTGGAGTCTTTTTCTAAAATCATTGAAGTGAACCTGATTGGTACATTCAATGTCATCCGTCTGGCTACTGAAAAAATGCAGCAAAATGAGCCAAATGAATATGGGGAGCGGGGAGTCATCATTAACACAGCTTCGATTGCAGCCTATGAAGGGCAGATCGGTCAGGCGGCTTATAGTGCGTCTAAAGGTGGCGTCGCCGCGATGACGATGCCGCTCTCAAGGGAACTCGCCCGTCACGGCATCCGTGTAATGGCAATTGCACCAGGGTTGTTCGAAACTCCAATGTTTGAACAGCTCCCTGAAGAAGCAAGGGATGCTCTGGGTAAAGCTACACCGTTCCCCTCTCGATTAGGAAAGCCTTATGAGTATGCGAAGTTAGCTTTAAGCATTTTAGATAATCCGATGCTTAATGGGGAGGTGATCCGTCTAGACGGAGCGATTCGATTACAACCCAAGTAA
- a CDS encoding fatty acid--CoA ligase: MGPTLRSMFEHTVAKYADKEGLVDLRLGTRWTYGEWDQEVNRTANALKASGVEKGDKVSTVLFNTAEYATVLFACMKIGAVFNPVNFRLMEKEIGFILKDADPKVVVFEKATAAQIAPVAKEMPSIEFWSIDEENLPYAMNYYERIDGVTTERPVCELDENDPYAIMYTSGTTGLPKGVIHTHRDMVDQALIMTACLRLTEEDRGLTVAPIFHCAELHCAFFPRVMIGATNVLLHHFDAPEVIRTVREEQVTSFFAAPTMWNMMLQEEFTKEDFQTLRQGLYGGAPMAPALTMKLHESLGVQLLQAYGMTEMGPAITALTEEEQVTKAGSAGRALLNHEVRVVRTNEHGPAEPEEICKPRELGEIIVRGPSMMKGYYNRPEATEEAMYKGWYHTGDIGSFDEDGYLWVSDRVKDMIISGGENIYSREVEDALFDHPAVMDAAVVGEPDDLWGERVVAYIVKKDSSVTEQELDEFCTSGNRLARYKRPRRYEFVDELPRNASGKLQKFKLRERNKTLSE, from the coding sequence ATGGGACCAACACTTAGGAGTATGTTTGAGCATACGGTGGCGAAGTACGCTGATAAAGAAGGATTGGTGGATCTCCGGCTTGGTACACGCTGGACATACGGAGAATGGGACCAGGAAGTCAACCGCACTGCGAACGCGCTGAAGGCCTCAGGGGTGGAAAAAGGGGATAAAGTATCGACGGTCCTTTTTAACACAGCTGAATATGCGACGGTGCTGTTTGCCTGCATGAAGATTGGAGCGGTATTTAATCCGGTCAACTTCCGTCTCATGGAAAAAGAAATCGGGTTCATTTTAAAAGACGCTGATCCAAAGGTGGTTGTGTTTGAAAAAGCGACGGCTGCTCAAATCGCTCCAGTTGCAAAAGAGATGCCAAGTATTGAGTTCTGGTCCATTGACGAAGAAAATCTGCCTTATGCGATGAACTATTATGAACGAATCGATGGAGTGACGACCGAACGGCCAGTGTGTGAACTGGACGAGAACGACCCTTATGCCATCATGTACACTTCCGGAACGACGGGGCTTCCGAAAGGGGTCATCCATACGCATAGAGATATGGTCGATCAAGCGCTCATCATGACCGCTTGTTTGAGGCTGACAGAAGAAGACCGTGGATTGACTGTCGCGCCGATTTTCCATTGTGCAGAGCTGCATTGTGCGTTCTTCCCGAGAGTGATGATTGGGGCGACAAACGTTCTGCTTCACCACTTCGATGCACCTGAAGTGATCAGAACGGTCAGGGAGGAGCAGGTTACGTCCTTCTTTGCAGCTCCAACGATGTGGAACATGATGCTGCAAGAAGAATTCACAAAAGAGGATTTCCAGACGTTGAGGCAAGGTCTCTATGGAGGAGCACCAATGGCCCCTGCTTTAACGATGAAGTTGCATGAATCCTTAGGTGTCCAACTTTTACAGGCCTATGGTATGACGGAGATGGGACCGGCCATTACCGCACTTACAGAAGAAGAACAGGTCACGAAAGCAGGGTCGGCAGGAAGGGCGTTGCTGAACCATGAAGTGCGAGTGGTGAGAACGAATGAGCATGGTCCTGCCGAGCCCGAAGAGATTTGTAAACCTCGAGAACTCGGGGAAATTATTGTACGAGGGCCCAGCATGATGAAGGGATATTACAATAGGCCGGAAGCGACAGAAGAAGCCATGTACAAAGGGTGGTATCATACAGGTGACATTGGATCGTTCGATGAAGATGGATACCTCTGGGTCAGTGACCGTGTGAAAGACATGATCATATCCGGCGGTGAAAATATCTACTCAAGAGAAGTCGAAGATGCTTTGTTCGATCATCCTGCAGTCATGGATGCAGCCGTTGTTGGTGAACCAGATGACTTGTGGGGAGAAAGGGTGGTCGCCTACATTGTCAAAAAGGACAGTAGCGTCACCGAACAAGAACTGGATGAGTTCTGTACTTCAGGAAACAGGCTTGCCCGCTACAAACGGCCGAGACGTTATGAATTTGTAGATGAACTCCCTCGTAACGCGAGTGGGAAATTACAAAAGTTCAAACTGCGTGAGCGAAATAAAACATTATCAGAATAA
- the ligD gene encoding DNA ligase D, with protein sequence MKPMLLTGTTELPEGDEWVYEVKYDGFRAILEAGVEGIKLWSRNGKDMSERFPEIVQVDIPKSLLPFTLDGELVLLNTPYQANFEALQTRGRMRSKEKIKASSIRRPATFIAFDIIEKGATPLVKRKENLKKLSGKLRHPQIKCIDVYEEIEDILTIAELHLAEGIIAKMKKSKYQPGDRGRQWLKWKQWRTVSGFLQTYNSENGYYDIGLYKDDSPLPLGKFKHGLTDEESETLRTFFKEHGRKKKDTWHLDPGTCVDVHCLNAEKGELREPLFHQFRFDLTPEDCTESKKQWDLSLFPDDFEPTNVDKPLWKGIAKQDFLVYIRQLAPHMIPFLEEKKLTLIRYPDGIYEESFYQKHYPDHAPDFLKMWMEDGEPFIICDQLHSLLWLANQGALEYHIPFEKAGGQKPDEIVLDLDPKDRSHFSKAITAAQLLKHLLDELEVKSFVKTSGNKGMQIHIPIREGDLSYDETRKITETLATLLVNEEPELFTIERLKKKRGDRLYIDYVQHAEGKTIIAPYSTRATEAATVATPLHWEEVTEDLRPESLTIHTVPDRIAEYGCPFSMYEEARDEQPIQKLRQLLR encoded by the coding sequence ATGAAGCCGATGCTTTTGACAGGGACCACGGAACTCCCGGAAGGGGATGAGTGGGTATATGAAGTGAAGTATGATGGTTTCAGGGCTATTCTCGAAGCAGGTGTAGAAGGGATCAAGCTTTGGAGCCGGAATGGAAAAGATATGAGCGAACGTTTTCCTGAAATTGTTCAGGTGGACATTCCTAAAAGCCTCCTTCCTTTTACACTTGATGGCGAACTGGTCCTATTGAACACTCCATATCAGGCAAACTTTGAAGCTTTACAAACAAGAGGAAGAATGCGAAGTAAAGAAAAAATAAAAGCTTCTTCTATACGAAGGCCCGCTACCTTCATAGCTTTTGACATAATCGAAAAAGGTGCTACTCCTCTAGTAAAAAGAAAAGAAAACTTGAAAAAGCTTTCCGGAAAGCTAAGGCACCCCCAAATTAAATGTATTGATGTATATGAGGAAATAGAGGACATCCTAACTATCGCTGAGCTGCACTTAGCTGAGGGGATCATTGCAAAAATGAAAAAGAGCAAGTATCAGCCTGGGGACCGCGGAAGACAGTGGTTAAAATGGAAACAATGGAGGACAGTCTCCGGCTTTTTACAGACGTACAACTCTGAGAATGGATATTACGATATAGGATTATATAAAGACGACAGCCCTCTCCCTCTTGGAAAGTTCAAACATGGATTGACAGATGAAGAGAGTGAGACACTCCGTACCTTTTTCAAAGAACATGGAAGAAAGAAAAAAGACACATGGCATTTAGACCCCGGCACGTGTGTAGATGTTCATTGTCTAAATGCAGAGAAAGGGGAACTTCGTGAACCCCTTTTCCACCAATTCCGGTTTGATCTTACTCCTGAAGATTGCACAGAATCTAAGAAACAGTGGGATCTTTCCTTGTTTCCTGATGATTTTGAGCCGACCAATGTGGATAAACCTTTATGGAAGGGTATTGCTAAACAGGACTTTCTCGTTTACATCCGTCAATTAGCACCTCACATGATCCCGTTCCTAGAGGAAAAGAAGTTAACATTGATCCGTTACCCTGATGGGATTTACGAAGAATCCTTTTACCAAAAACATTATCCCGACCATGCCCCGGATTTCCTAAAAATGTGGATGGAGGATGGGGAGCCGTTTATCATTTGCGATCAACTTCACTCTCTTCTTTGGCTTGCCAACCAGGGTGCATTGGAATACCATATCCCCTTTGAGAAGGCTGGTGGTCAAAAGCCCGATGAAATAGTTCTGGATTTGGATCCGAAAGATCGAAGTCATTTCAGTAAGGCCATTACGGCTGCCCAATTATTAAAGCATCTTCTAGACGAACTTGAAGTCAAAAGCTTTGTCAAAACTTCCGGAAATAAAGGCATGCAGATCCACATCCCTATCCGCGAGGGAGATTTAAGCTATGATGAGACGAGGAAAATCACAGAAACGTTAGCCACACTCCTCGTTAATGAAGAACCTGAACTCTTTACAATAGAACGGTTGAAGAAAAAGCGTGGAGATCGTTTGTATATTGACTATGTTCAACATGCAGAAGGCAAAACGATTATTGCTCCGTATTCAACAAGAGCGACAGAAGCGGCAACCGTCGCTACGCCGCTTCATTGGGAAGAGGTGACGGAAGATTTGCGCCCGGAGTCGTTGACCATTCATACTGTACCTGACCGAATAGCTGAATATGGGTGCCCTTTTTCTATGTATGAAGAGGCCAGAGACGAGCAGCCCATTCAAAAATTGAGACAATTGCTTCGATAA